TCACCACGTGTGTGTTGGCCTCGCCATGCAGTCGGGCAGTTATCCCAACGCCAATGCATGCAATCTATGCTCCCGATCATACCAGGCAAACCATGCTCGGCATTATGTACCTCGTAGATCTTTTGAAGGTCCTCCCATGTAGGCGTTCTAAGATAACGCGCACCGTACACATCAattatacctttataaaaaaaaaaatagtcacaaaaaaaaattaaagaaattgtAAACATAGACAAAAAAATAAAAGTGTAAAGTATAGGAATTTTACCGCGACAAAAATGCTCCAAGCTATCTCTCGTTGTTTTCTCCCCCATTTTTAGATACTCGTCATTGATGTCGGTAGTGTTTCCATAAGCAAGGATTCGTAACGCCGAGGTACACTTTTGGATACCGGTAAATCCAAGTTCCCCTCTCGCATCcgctttttgtttaaaaaaatcgtAGTTGGCTTCCAAGTCGTGGACTATACGTAGAAATAACCGCTTACTCATTCGGAAACGACGTCTAAACATTTCGTTCGAATATGTCGGCTCCTCGTCAAAATAATCCTTCATCAAACGATCGTGTGCCCCGCGTCGGTCTCGTTCAATATAACCTCTTTTACCTTTTTTGGCTTGTGGGCGACGACAATGCTCGGCATATCTCATCGCTAGTTTACAAGCACccgtaaccgcctcttgctcaaCCTCCTCATCGGTTGAACCATCGCCATCCGCAAAAAACTCGTGATAGCAATAGTTTAGCATGGAGGAAGAACTAGGAGAATCCATCAAGTTTTTATAAAATTCTTGTATTTTTTAGAGAGTTTTTGTGATTATTTGAGTTGAAAATGTTTgagggtatatatatatatatatagggggaaataaaaaaaaaaaaaaaaaaaactagccgTTAGCAACTAGCCGTTTGATTCGTCCGTTCCACATTCTCGAGCGTTTTAAAAATCACGCCAAaacaaatttttttcaaaaaaaacgccgGAAAACGCCCCGTGTAATGGCGAATCCGGCGTTATGCAgcgttttttttcaaatttttttaaaaaaaacgccccgtTACGGGGGGGTCTTAGTGGGTAGAAAATGAGAAGTCTAAGATGTGATTTTTACTAGTGAAGTTCCACCTCTATTTATAAAAACTTAACCGCCTAATGTATTGCCGACTTAAACAATCGATTTACTTTTTTGAATATGAATTAAAATTGAAGATGCATATTCCTTACACACTCACATGTGCATACTAaagttttattattataaaagaaTAAAACGTCATATCTTTGTATATGTGTTACATGATTTGCtggagaaaaaaaatataaaacgtCATCAAAGGTTACTTTGTCGAACAGAATCCACATTAGACGTCATAGATTTGAGAAAGGTTCGAAATGAGGTAACAACTAATACGAAATCTTTGGAGTTTTAATCTGAAACAGATTTATAATGCGAATAAGGAGGAAACGTAAAAAAGGACAATCATACCCCTGCATATCATTTAGCGCCCcctgccacgtgttgggccaggatccattctcaccgttctcacactttagggcgttttctcctgatctcatacttatgtatatatattatattatatactagGTTGTGgatcccgtgtgttacacggatTGATTAAAGAAAATATCTCACGTAAATAAAGATGATAAATACCATAAAAAATTGTTTAAGATCACCCCTAATCAGAAAAATGTCACTTTCTTTAAAATTTGAAGAAAATCAAATAAATTAACACAATTTAATATGCTAATATATCATAGATAATTATTGTTATTTATCAATATACACATAAGTTAAAActtacaatttagacaacttgAATTATGAATAATTTGAAATGGAAAgctacacatgataaatcttctAGTACGCCTAAATTTTTATATTAGCTAGAGCATATATTTCATTAATGAGTTTCACTTTGATATCATGTTTTGTTTTTTGTTCAAAGAATagtataatttatttttttaagttatcTCAAGATTTTTATACTAATATTTAAGGATTTTATTCCATTTGATTTTTCTTTAGGTTGCTATATCAAATGACGGTATCGTAACGAATCAAACTGATACTGATCGAAGTTGAATTCCTGCCGCATTGTGAGGGGGATTCCATTAATtataactttaaattatatatttgttaTTGTTAATAACTAAAAAACTAAACTCATCCCATAATTTATTCCACTGATCAAATGTAAACTCAATAGCTTATATATATGATTGATCGTAAATAGATTACCACCATAAGTTAAATAGAATTTAGTAACTttataaaattaatttaaattcaaaagtATATTTTCGTTAATTCTCCAACCTTCTATAGCTATATTCAgcaataatttatatttatattcaaCAATAATTTATAATATTAGAATTAATTAAACCCATGCGAATTAGATCAATATCCATatgttatatattaattaataattatagtTATATTCagcaataattaatagttaattatatatgtatatatatatatgagtgaattgcaagttttgtcctttatctttaggccattttgcaagttttgtcctttatgtttaaatttgacgagttttgtcctttatgtttgaaaatcaagcacgttttaccctttggggcaaaacgtgcttgatttttaaggacaaaacgtgcttgattttttaaacataaaggacaaaacgtgcttgatttttaaacataaaggacaaagcgtgcttgatttttaaggcccaaagggcaaaacgtgcttgatttttaaggacaaaacgtgcttgattttttaaacataaaggacaaaacgtgcttgatttttaaacataaaggacaaagcgtgcttgattttcaaggcccaaagggtaaaacgtgcttgatttttaaacataaaggacaaaactcgtcaaatttaaacataaaggacaaaacttgtaaaatggcctaaagataaaggacaaaacttgcaattcactctatatatatatatatatatatatatatattaataaaatagtaTGAGAATTAGATTAGACACATGCGAATTAGATCAATATCCTTATGTTATATACTAATCAATAAAAATATTAGAATTATTAGAAAATATCCTTTatgtaattatattatattaataataataataataacaattattattaataaaagaCCTATACTAAAGAAGAAATTGTCACATGGTATAAGCtcgtatattacatgtgttaaaTATAAAAAATCTTGATTgactatatattttatttaatttatatagtaaattacaagttttgtcctttacgtATGTACCCAATTGCAGCCGGTTTCCTTTGACTTTAAAATTGATtggttttgtccttaacgtttcaaaatcctgcacgttatgtcctttaggccaaacccagttagttttttggttaAAGTTGGTCATACACCTTGTACATGAGGACAAATATATCATTTGTTCCACCCTTCACGTTTCCCCCCAATTTATTTATACCCACCCAAACCCTATTTCATCAGCTACCCCATTCATCGTGTAACCCATCGCTCCGTTGAAACTTTCCATCATCGTTCCCCATTAATGAATAATTAAAAGAGTTGCACGTGAATAACCATACCCAAACCTCAATATATCTTGTTCTTAACCTTATCCATTTTCTACATCACCATAAAATTTATTATAAAACCTCAATTCCAACCGTAAAAAACGTGTTCCCAAACCTCAAGATATTTTTACATGTTTCTATCACCATAAAATTGAAGATATTTTTTACGAATTCAATGCTACAAAATACCCCGAAACAATAAATTCGAAGGAATCATGTTGTCGTTGGGACCTTAAGGTCTCTTTTCTGTCGGCTTTGAAGTCGTCTGACCTAGATCTGGTCGAAACCAACTATCGTCGTCGAATCTGATAGCTGGGAAACTTCAACGTCGAATGTATGTTCTTGTTTTACTCAAAACCATTGTGAACAGCAGGTCAGTCTTGTTCCAAGTGGGTTGGGTCATGTGTCTAAGAATAGAGGGAGAAAGAAGAAAAAACATAGACTTGTGGTTTGTGCTAGGTGGTGTGGGGGTGGTGGTCGATGGTGGTGGGGTGGATGGCAGCTGCGGATGGTGGTGTTGTAGGGTGGTGGTAAGCGAGAGAGATTATATACAGAGAGAGGGGGATGAAAGATATAAaagttaagtttttttaatgTGATATATACATAAGTTTTTAAATTTCTAACTACTTTTTCTttattaaaatgacaaaagtctCTAAGGAGGGAAAATGACAAAAGTGCCCTCATATGCAAGGCACATTATCAactttaaccaaaaaatctatctgggtttggcataaagtacataacgtgcaggattttgaaacgttaatgACAAAACTGATCAATTTTAAAATCAAAGGACACCCCTGCAATTTGGTACATACATacaggacaaaacttgtaatttactctaatttaTAAGTGTTATATACCGTGTATTATATAggttaaatataaaaattataaattataaagttTTATATAATAAGTATCACATGGTTAaagaataaaataatattataatcttATACATTCATAATTCATGATTTTTATCACACAGATTGAGGAAATATAAACTATACCATTAATAAACGTAAACTCTAAATATAGCCATATTATAAAGTTAAACTTAATTTAtgattttagttttaaaacatcTTGTTTTTGTAATCAACTGTGTTAAGTAGTAtcaatactataccattgtcagcgaccaccaacactggaAAAGCTCGTAACTacaaaataaagagtaaattacaaaactcgtcctttatgtttacatcagattgcaaactatgtcctttatctttaaagtGTACAAAAAACATACTCGATGTTTACAAATCTttacatgttatgtcctttaactTTAACTCAGTTAGTTCTTTGGGTTAAATCTGACTAAATGAACCCTAcaaaagggtgttttggtcattttattttaaatgctaaaatcaataatcataaacttaataaataaaacaattatCTTTAAAGTTATATGTATacttataaatatatacatacatcatataaCATAccctctccttctctctctctctctctctctaacaatcctaccaccatcacaacccacctGCCGccgccatcaccaccaccacccacctgccaccaccacctaCCTGCTACCACCACCACTTCACCGCAAATAACcccctccttctctctctctctctctatctaactatcctaccaccaccacaacccacTTGCCAAAACCACCACAACCCACTTTCACGAATAGTCTGCATACAAGGTCAAAATGTTTCATAATAAACTAACAATGCAAGTCCATTGTGAGATCGTAAAACATGGCATGCTATCTGTACCTCTTAAAACATGTTTGGGCCCAAAATGATAAATTAAAAGTATGCTATTTTCTGTCTCACTGCTATTTTATAACCTTAAAATGGTATTATTGCAGATTCAAAATTTAGGAACTCTGGTCCCGTTTCGATTTGCTACCGGACAACACTGCCACCACACACCCCACACCACTAGCCGCAATCATTCACTCTTTTACCTACCACCAAAACCAGCCCCTCATCCATAGCCATACCGGTACAAATACTCCGTTTTCCCCATCATAAAGTTTGCCAGAACAATACTCCGGTGTAGATCCACGTATAGCCGGTTAAGTCAAACGTGTGAGATCTAGTGAAACCCTACCAGTTGTTCCAGATCTGGACCACGCCGAAGGAACCGCGCGTTGAGGCTAGACAACGATCTATGGTGAGTCTTGAAGACGATTTCCAGTCGCAGGTGTGGTTGCCGGAAAGTAGATGGAGGTTGGGGTTCTGCGGTGGTTGTCGTATTTGGTGGTGGAGTTTCAGATGGTTGTTAGATTTCATGGTGGTTGGTGGTAGAAGAAAGGGTGTGGTTGGTGATCGCAGGAAGGGGGTAATACGGGAGAGAGAAAGATGATTTATATgttatataaataatatataatatatagtaTAATTTCCTTTAATCATTATTATTTGATTTTAGCATTTAAGGGAAAATGACCAAAGCACCCTTATGTAGGGTCCATTTAGTCAGATTTAACCCTAAgaactaactgagttagagctAAATGATATAACATGCAAGGATTTgtaaacatcgagtacgttttttgtacactttaaagataaaggacacagtttgcaatctgatgtaaacataaagaacgatttttgtaatttactccaaaataaataaaaacggggaAAAAGTAAACCCGAGCAAAAAGCaaacgtaaaatctttgaatcacgcacacTCGTTGCTAAGAAATTAaaccaaaacgtaaaacatagaaaaaaaactaggtccatccaggacccgcgtgttggacgaacttgtcaaacgcagaaaaagAGATGTGACGTGACGGGCTAGtaaaacgggaaaaaatatacgaaaaaatgttgaatcACACACGCActttgcggtgcgttaactcacaaaatttagaacgaaacgaaaaactttaGAAAGATGAAAAGTGttgtggaccaaaattgaaaataaaaaagtgttgggattaaattgcaaaagatgcaaaactttgggttaaaagtaaaaatataaagggtctaaattgcaaaattgaagttatttattaattttatataAAGATGAATATAAAagtaagtgatatctatatattggttattaattaatattaatactaaataaaatttattaaacaaatataaataaaatttatgaggttggtGGAGAGAATGTTATCtggcattatttggagtcttttattataagttagattattattattattattattattattattattattattattattattattattattattattaactagaTTAAGGACATGTGTATTACACaagttaaataaatgttttcttaaatttaataattttaaATTCTATGTCATACAGTTCTTAAAATCTACATCTCATTAAAACTTGACACGTAACATCGAATATTTAAAATGATAAATATATAGTAAAACCAAATTTTAGATGACTTAGTGACTTCGAATAAAAGATGCTACATGTGATACGAAAATTAACATATGTTGATCTTACCCCTTAAAATTTGAATTGTAACTACCATATAATTGTTTGTACACAAATGTTGTAAATTGAATAACTATAACAGATaattaaattatttaaaaatttaaTTATAACAATAAAAAGTATGTGTACATAAATATTGTAAATTAAATGCATCCTATATAATTTTGAATACGTagaattttatatactaagtaaataaataaaagttatatctttaaaaaacacATGTCAAGACCCCTTTATTTTACCTTATatctttaaaataaaaattagcaCATTTACTAATGttcttttttttaaactaaaattagTTGTTTTTTAACTAAAATTACAAATGATTAGTATTCAGCCAACATAATAAAAGTCATAAATATAATGCCAAATAATTTTGAGAACATTGATATATGTACTAGTTAATCTACATTCCCTAGTAAGGTCGGAGGGTGTGGGGTGTCACCCTCGCCACATCATCGTCTATAGCGCCCCAAGGCGCTATACATCCACACCATGCAATTCAAAAAGGGGCGTCATTGATGGGGCTCCATCATGGTAACGAGAAGGAAGAAGGGTTCAGGTGGGGCCCACATCTATTTCAAccaactattttttattttttttaattttatttaatagGGGGATCCATTCACACCATGCAAATTAATGGGGCTCCATCCACACCATAGATCCTACGTGTCGCTCACGTGGCCTGATAAAGCCCTTAGggggctccaaccacaccctccagccttagcAACTCCAAATAATAACATATAATTAACGTTTTCCTGTATTTATTTACAATATAATTGATGTTAGTGGATAAAATCTGAAATAAATAACCcattattaatatatatgaaaatgaaaaacaaaagagtaaaagataaaaagataatTCAACTAACTTGTGAATGACTTTAAATTAGTTAATAGTCATAATATCTGTTTATTTAGCCGGGAAAACACAATTGAGATAATCTCATATAACGTCATATGTCCCTTAAATGatatcttttattatatagtacagAAATAGATGATTTAAAACACTAAACATTTGTCTAAAACTCACATTTCAAGTAGTCAGTATCACGGTTACTTACTCGTTTAATAGTATATACGTTTAACAATATTTAAGATATATGATTCAtatagttttatttttatacacAAAATGGGGTGTTATGGTAATCCATAAAGTAAATTTGATATTCTCTTTATTTCACTATAACCATTAACATTACAACCCCGTATAATATATGAGCTTATATCCTAACTGATTAATAAAGTGAAATATATATAATTGTTTTATGTCAATGTGAGGGTAACTCTTTGATAAAAGCCTTTACGTGAGAGATTTTGAGTTCAATCCAAAGCAGAGAGTAGATTAGAATTAGAGTAAACTACCAAAATCGCCTCTAGGATTTGACCAATTTTGCCAACCACTAAGGTTTACAAATTATTGTCAAATCCATTCAAATCTGTAACACCATTAAAATTCAACCTTAAATAAGGGctatttttgtcatttttcttggatcttaattttatttttatttggcAAAAGCTGCATTTCCATCTCCAACCCTGTGTCTATTATGCCGATTCAGTATATTCCTTCATTTTCATCATTCCATCAAATTAACCCCATCATAACCCTAGAATCAATACATGATGGATTAATGGATCTCAAACACGAAATTCAACTCCATTTTACCGCCACACATCCAACATAATACATATAGAATTCCTCTATTTATGTTTATGtgcatgtaaaaaaaaaaagaaaaaaaaaagaagctttcttgagtatttttttttttttttttaattttcttgagTAAAGCGGATCCGATTGCAGTTTTTGGTACCAAAAAGGTACCGTCACCGACTCGCCGGTGCGGTGACTCTGATCATGGGAACAAGTATCGCACCTGGATTCTTGCTCTTCCCAAGAAAACTTCTCAAAgtaactattttttttattattattttgggtTAAAGTAATCAAATTTGGTAACGTATTGTTATAACAATAAATAAGTGTAAAAACTTGGACTTTCGTGAATATGGGTTGGTTCCAAGTTCAATATCATTGGATTTATGTTGGGGATTTCTCTTGATAGAAGCATTGTTACTAGTTAGTGGAAGTCAATGTGGGACTCCTTAAAAAAAGGGAGTGGGCTATGAGAATGAACTTTTTTTAGAACGATAAATTTTGATAACTAATGGACCAGTGAAGTATTATCGTGTTATAAGTAGAATCATCTGATTATATCCATCTTCATCagacaataatgcctatacacaaATTCAAAAGGAAACCAAATAAATATGGAAAAATCCCCTTTTGAGAAATTCAGgagaaacccaataaatatgggaaaatcTCTCTTATGAGAATCGAACCAGAATCTCATAGTCCCTAAGCTTTATCTCACCCTAAAATACCACTAGGCTATGATGCCATGAGCCAATAAGAATCAACTTAAAATTGATTTTCTTTAGAACCATGGCTCAAGAGACATTAGTTTAACTTGGTGGAACACTAGGTGTTGCAGCAGCAGTTTCTTCGTATCAATTAAAAACATATCAAATGAGAATAAAACAAACAATGTGAAGAATTTAAATAAAGATAAAAGTAAAGAATAAAAATTAAAACCCAAGCAAATTGACAAGAATACTCCTTATTTCAACATTGAAATTTAATAGTGTTAGAGATTTGAATGGATTTGACAACAATTTGTGAACCTTAGTGATCcagataagaaaaaaaaaaaaaaaaaaaaaaccctttttctGGATAAATCTAGCAAAATTGGCCAAATCCCATAAATCATTTTAGCAGTTTAATCTTAGAATTAATAGAGTGTACTCTAAGCGTGAGTAATATTTGTCTTAAAAAACATAATTGTTGTATATTGTAAGTGTCTAATAATGAAATATCTAGCAAAAAGAATATACCCTTTCATTTATTAAATACAAGGGGGAGTAAACTACCAAAATAATCCCTGAGGTTTGATTATTTTTAttactttagttcaaaactcaaatcttttgaatctggttgcctgtggtttcaattttgttacaATTTgcatccaaaa
This genomic stretch from Helianthus annuus cultivar XRQ/B chromosome 8, HanXRQr2.0-SUNRISE, whole genome shotgun sequence harbors:
- the LOC110873768 gene encoding protein ALP1-like translates to MDSPSSSSMLNYCYHEFFADGDGSTDEEVEQEAVTGACKLAMRYAEHCRRPQAKKGKRGYIERDRRGAHDRLMKDYFDEEPTYSNEMFRRRFRMSKRLFLRIVHDLEANYDFFKQKADARGELGFTGIQKCTSALRILAYGNTTDINDEYLKMGEKTTRDSLEHFCRGIIDVYGARYLRTPTWEDLQKIYEVHNAEHGLPGMIGSIDCMHWRWDNCPTAWRGQHTRGDQKGPTIILQAVASQDLWVWSAYFGVVGSCNDINVFEQSPLLEEWISGKAPKASFYANGNYYPHGYYLSDGIYPRYSIFVKTYSDPFDEKRAYFKKVQESSRKDIERCFGVLKQRWHYLRNPCRAWSKQKMRDAMYACIIMHNMILEDEGKAICQNYVPEAVQEEHPQASMEERVNNARELRYEPYHSQLMVDLLHHAWSVRYVPPEGEEETEDEGEESEDEN